The Punica granatum isolate Tunisia-2019 chromosome 4, ASM765513v2, whole genome shotgun sequence genome has a window encoding:
- the LOC116206234 gene encoding uncharacterized protein LOC116206234 isoform X1 produces the protein MESPTRIPRTLSPCSSGRSRLSTDSNSPEFEFWRLQDPSQQLPHSSDLLSADELFSGGVLLPLGLLSLSHPDSEPGPDPGTPCHPEPEPEPEPEPEPPSASLLDEAKPSEEAQVAAEAGPPTASKRWRDIFKKAEKKPEEGRERLEKKKKEKRGQGGSGSPELNINIWPFSRSRSAGNCGSRPRAAAAGARKVSSAPCSRSNSAGENKSRKWPSSPGRAGVHLGRSSPVWQQVRRASSGGPKSSDPIPQSTDKGASNKEAVADGARRSQAAGAGSRWGGRAVRGGAKAQVLNLNVPMCIGYRQHLSCRGGDSSAIAVGAGGGAKGAGVGGVVEGGSSGGEGIVEGGSGSNNYFNLKSLFTKKVY, from the exons ATGGAGAGCCCAACAAGAATACCTCGGACGCTCTCACCCTGCAGCAGTGGCAGGAGCCGACTCAGCACCGATTCCAACTCCCCCGAGTTCGAGTTCTGGCGGCTCCAGGACCCCTCGCAGCAGCTCCCCCACTCCTCAGATCTCCTCTCCGCCGACGAGCTCTTCTCCGGCGGCGTCCTCCTCCCTCTCGGCCTCCTCTCCCTTTCCCACCCCGACTCCGAACCCGGACCCGATCCGGGGACACCCTGTCAtccggaaccggaaccggaaccggaaccggaaccggaaccaCCATCCGCCTCCCTGCTAGACGAGGCCAAACCCTCCGAGGAGGCCCAGGTCGCGGCCGAGGCGGGGCCGCCCACGGCGTCGAAGCGGTGGAGGGACATTTTCAAGAAGGCGGAGAAGAAGCCGGAAGAAGGTAGAGAGAgattggagaagaagaaaaaggagaagaggGGGCAGGGTGGATCTGGCTCCCCGGAGTTGAACATTAACATCTGGCCGTTCTCGAGGAGCAGATCCGCCGGGAACTGCGGGTCGCGGCCGAGGGCGGCTGCCGCCGGGGCCCGGAAGGTGAGCAGTGCGCCTTGCTCGAGGAGCAACTCCGCCGGGGAGAACAAGTCCAGGAAGTGGCCCAGCAGCCCGGGTCGGGCCGGAGTGCATCTGGGTCGGAGCAGCCCGGTTTGGCAG CAGGTGAGACGGGCAAGCTCCGGGGGGCCCAAGAGCTCTGACCCGATTCCTCAGAGCACCGACAAGGGTGCCAGCAATAAGGAAGCCGTTGCAGACGGAGCCCGTCGAAGCCAGGCGGCAGGTGCTGGCAGTCGCTGGGGAGGCCGTGCTGTCAGGGGCGGAGCGAAGGCCCAGGTGCTGAATTTGAATGTCCCGATGTGTATTGGGTATAGGCAACATTTGAGTTGCAGAGGAGGGGATAGCAGTGCCATTGCTGTAGGTGCTGGCGGCGGGGCCAAGGGTGCCGGTGTAGGAGGAGTCGTGGAAGGCGGCAGTAGCGGAGGGGAGGGGATTGTCGAAGGTGGAAGTGgaagtaataattattttaacttgAAGAGTTTGTTTACGAAGAAAGtgtattaa
- the LOC116206234 gene encoding uncharacterized protein LOC116206234 isoform X2, translated as MESPTRIPRTLSPCSSGRSRLSTDSNSPEFEFWRLQDPSQQLPHSSDLLSADELFSGGVLLPLGLLSLSHPDSEPGPDPGTPCHPEPEPEPEPEPEPPSASLLDEAKPSEEAQVAAEAGPPTASKRWRDIFKKAEKKPEEGRERLEKKKKEKRGQGGSGSPELNINIWPFSRSRSAGNCGSRPRAAAAGARKVSSAPCSRSNSAGENKSRKWPSSPGRAGVHLGRSSPVWQVRRASSGGPKSSDPIPQSTDKGASNKEAVADGARRSQAAGAGSRWGGRAVRGGAKAQVLNLNVPMCIGYRQHLSCRGGDSSAIAVGAGGGAKGAGVGGVVEGGSSGGEGIVEGGSGSNNYFNLKSLFTKKVY; from the exons ATGGAGAGCCCAACAAGAATACCTCGGACGCTCTCACCCTGCAGCAGTGGCAGGAGCCGACTCAGCACCGATTCCAACTCCCCCGAGTTCGAGTTCTGGCGGCTCCAGGACCCCTCGCAGCAGCTCCCCCACTCCTCAGATCTCCTCTCCGCCGACGAGCTCTTCTCCGGCGGCGTCCTCCTCCCTCTCGGCCTCCTCTCCCTTTCCCACCCCGACTCCGAACCCGGACCCGATCCGGGGACACCCTGTCAtccggaaccggaaccggaaccggaaccggaaccggaaccaCCATCCGCCTCCCTGCTAGACGAGGCCAAACCCTCCGAGGAGGCCCAGGTCGCGGCCGAGGCGGGGCCGCCCACGGCGTCGAAGCGGTGGAGGGACATTTTCAAGAAGGCGGAGAAGAAGCCGGAAGAAGGTAGAGAGAgattggagaagaagaaaaaggagaagaggGGGCAGGGTGGATCTGGCTCCCCGGAGTTGAACATTAACATCTGGCCGTTCTCGAGGAGCAGATCCGCCGGGAACTGCGGGTCGCGGCCGAGGGCGGCTGCCGCCGGGGCCCGGAAGGTGAGCAGTGCGCCTTGCTCGAGGAGCAACTCCGCCGGGGAGAACAAGTCCAGGAAGTGGCCCAGCAGCCCGGGTCGGGCCGGAGTGCATCTGGGTCGGAGCAGCCCGGTTTGGCAG GTGAGACGGGCAAGCTCCGGGGGGCCCAAGAGCTCTGACCCGATTCCTCAGAGCACCGACAAGGGTGCCAGCAATAAGGAAGCCGTTGCAGACGGAGCCCGTCGAAGCCAGGCGGCAGGTGCTGGCAGTCGCTGGGGAGGCCGTGCTGTCAGGGGCGGAGCGAAGGCCCAGGTGCTGAATTTGAATGTCCCGATGTGTATTGGGTATAGGCAACATTTGAGTTGCAGAGGAGGGGATAGCAGTGCCATTGCTGTAGGTGCTGGCGGCGGGGCCAAGGGTGCCGGTGTAGGAGGAGTCGTGGAAGGCGGCAGTAGCGGAGGGGAGGGGATTGTCGAAGGTGGAAGTGgaagtaataattattttaacttgAAGAGTTTGTTTACGAAGAAAGtgtattaa
- the LOC116205622 gene encoding katanin p60 ATPase-containing subunit A-like 1: MATRSRLLGTARSWRTAFLSKTQPNPSPAPAPARSLRSLEHMGRHNAYELRMSKLLSEVHGANYLFPALLAGIFGVGTLETVFADAGEIAGTPLPAESPSSGENIEEIARKERERIEELLKSKGIQRGSYPRFGIAVKGQKVTFKFQVPPACEISHLIANLVSNLGVKAEENGGGADMLARGWDSAVAWQLTLNYPHRQKEVRGENHHHDIIAPDGDLCILIFRSLISSEKAEIEFIKPGSLTPKELEAFVSVLQLAGGKMGQDRFMERRPREGNAGKVSPEKAIANLESMGVRIYGLDEPRINFSTKAISWDNVAGYDQQKREIEDTILLALQSPEVYDDIARGTRSKFESNRPRAVLFEGPPGTGKTSCARVIATQAGVPLLYVPLEVVMSKYYGESERLLGQVFSLANDLPEGAIIFLDEVDSFAVARDSEMHEATRRILSVLLRQIDGFEQDKKVVVIAATNRKQDLDPALISRFDSMINFGLPDQQNRREIAAQYAKHLTEAELAEFAAATQGMSGRDIRDVCQQAERSWASKIIRGQAGKDEQGSLPPLKQYIDSALNRRESLLSIGEQKTGNAATSRKRLRLDFS, encoded by the exons ATGGCGACTCGGAGCAGACTCCTCGGAACCGCTCGCTCATGGCGCACGGCCTTCTTGTCCAAAACCCAACCAAACCCTTCGCCTGCTCCTGCTCCTGCTCGATCGCTCC GGTCATTGGAGCATATGGGCCGTCACAATGCATATGAATTGCGAATGTCGAAATTGCTTTCTGAAGTTCATGGAGCAAATTATCTCTTTCCGGCTCTCCTAGCTGGTATTTTTGGAGTTGGAACGCTTGAAACAGTGTTTGCGGATGCTGGCGAG ATTGCTGGCACTCCTTTACCGGCAGAGTCTCCTTCAAGTGGAGAAAATATTGAGGAGATTGCAAGAAAAGAGCGAGAACGAATCGAAGAGTTGCTCAAAAGTAAAGGAATACAGCGTGGTTCTTATCCTAGGTTTGGTATTGCAGTTAAAGGCCAAAAG GTGACATTCAAATTCCAAGTACCACCTGCATGCGAAATCTCCCACTTGATTGCAAACCTTGTTTCCAATCTTGGAGTGAAGGCTGAAGAGAATGGTGGTGGTGCAGATATGTTAGCGCGTGGTTGGGACAG TGCAGTTGCTTGGCAGCTGACCCTCAATTATCCACATAGGCAAAAGGAGGTCAGAGGGGAGAATCATCATCACGACATAATTGCACCAGATGGAGATTTGTGTATTCTTATATTCCGTTCGCTTATCAGCTCAGAGAAAGCA GAAATCGAGTTTATAAAGCCAGGAAGCTTGACTCCCAAAGAATTAGAGGCTTTTGTATCTGTTTTACAATTAGCTGGTGGAAAGATGGGGCAGGATAGGTTCATGGAAAGAAGACCAAGGGAAGGTAATGCTGGAAAGGTGTCTCCTGAAAAGGCAATTGCAAATCTTGAGTCAATGGGAGTGAGAATTTATGGACTTGACGAACCCCGTATTAATTTCTCAACAAAGGCGATATCATGGGACAATGTTGCTGGGTATGATCAGCAGAAAAG AGAAATAGAGGATACAATACTACTGGCTTTGCAAAGTCCTGAAGTATATGATGACATTGCCCGTGGAACTCGGAGCAAGTTTGAGTCAAATAGACCTCGAGCAGTGCTCTTTGAAGGACCTCCAG GTACAGGGAAAACATCCTGTGCTCGAGTTATTGCCACTCAAGCG GGTGTTCCATTGCTATATGTACCTTTAGAGGTTGTGATGTCAAAGTACTATGGTGAAAGTGAACGCTTGCTGGGGCAAGTGTTCTCGCTCGCTAATGATCTTCCAGAGGGAGCTATCATTTTCCTAGATGAG GTTGATTCTTTTGCTGTTGCTCGTGATAGTGAAATGCATGAAGCTACACGGAGGATCTTGTCAGTGTTATTACGCCAG ATTGATGGATTTGAACAGGATAAGAAGGTAGTTGTAATTGCTGCAACAAATAGAAAGCAGGACCTGGATCCTGCATTAATAAG TCGGTTTGATTCAATGATCAACTTTGGCCTTCCTGATCAGCAAAACCGTCGTGAGATAGCAGCTCAGTATGCCAAGCATTTAACAGAAGCTGAATTGGCTGAATTTGCTGCTGCTACACAAGG GATGTCTGGAAGAGACATTAGAGATGTTTGTCAGCAGGCAGAGAGGTCATGGGCTTCAAAG ATAATTCGTGGGCAAGCCGGTAAGGATGAACAGGGATCACTTCCGCCTCTGAAGCAATACATTGACAGTGCGTTGAATCGACGAGAGTCTTTATTAAGCATCGGAGAACAGAAGACAGGGAATGCTGCGACTTCAAGAAAGAGGCTTCGGTTAGATTTTAGCTGA